The segment AAGATTACTGCCAAAAGAACGGAGTGTCATTGCCACAGGTGGGATATACGTCAAGACTGTGTCGTACGCAGCAGACCATGGAAGTGAtgctcgatgagatgggGCTGGAGGGGTCGTATGAGGTTGTTCCTGGCGTGGATTGCGACATCGGGGAGACACTGAATAAGGACGTGGTGAGGGTTCTACAGAGTTGGAGGCTGAATGAGCGTCATTATGGGTCGTGGCAGGGTCAAAGGAAGCCGCAGATCCTGAAAGAGTACGGGAAGGAACAATACATGTACATCAGAAGGGACTATCAAGGGAAACCACCGGCAGCGGACTTGAAACGTGAGATGATGCAGGAGGTGAATGATCCTGGCTCCTCGACGGGCTACGAATTTAAAGAACCTAATAGACATCAAAAATATcagctggaggagaagagTGGGGTGCAACTGCCAGACAGCGAATCTCTGCGGGACGTTGTTGAGCGGATGAGACCGTTCCTTACACAGGTTGTTCTGCAGGTCGCCAGACAGCATAATTTGGAGTCTTGTCTAATGGTGGGACACGGAAGCTCAGTTAGAtcgatcttgaaaatcCTGCAGAACATCTCGGATGACGAGATAAAGAATGTTGATATTCCTAACGCAACACCTCTCGTGGTAGAGCTGGACAAGGATACCTTCAAGTTTGTGAACAGATATTACCTAGACCCCGAGACGGCAAGCATCGATGCAGAAAAAGTCCGCCAGGAAGGGTTTCAGAATAACCCTTAGAGTGTAGTGGTAGCAATCGAGGACTTTGATAGAGATAGAATGGCTGCATCACCGTCGCCTTGTGAGCTGGGAAAGACTCTTATTCCAAAGAGTCGAATAACATCAAGGTAAAAGAGCCCGATTGGCGCGTTCTGTAGCTGCCCATATGTCGAGAAATActtcaagtttttggaTAAATAGGGTTGAATGATGCCGATCTTATGTCGATATACATTAATATGGTGTAAGCTTTACGGGAGGAACTACTGTCGTGAAAAGACTGCTTGCAATGGGCCTGACACCGAGAAAGCGGAAATGGAGGCAATAGCGCATGAAAAGGAAGGAGCTTGAATTCCAAGTGCCCTCCCCAATGTCGTGTAGTCCTGTAATGATGTCACTGCAAAGGCTTGAAGTCATGGCGACTATTCCATAAACACGAATTACAAGTTCAGGCGTTGCAATGTTAGATGACGAAATAAGAACTTGGTTTTTATTGATACTGCGAAAGCCCGAATATTCAAAGTAATATAGGCCAGAGACGTCTTGGTATACCAAACGGTATGAAGTTTTATCTCGAAGAAATGATGTCAGAAATTAGCTCTGTGTCGTCTCTATGTCACAGAGCCCAAAAAATTGAACTTGCGTTCTAACTCACAGAAAAAGCTTGATTacttgaagatatcatGAGTAGTCGTATTATGCTCCGTGGTAAACATACTGATCTTTCGAGGAAGCACATCGCAATACTTTGAAGCCTTGATTGGACGACGTGCGATTTCCTCGCGATGGACTTCGGAGAAACCATCAGAGTGTAATTGTGGATAGATATAAATGCATTAACAGTGCAAACTTCAAATATTCCTAGTATACAAAGGATGCTGTCTAAAAAATATCTACATGCTTGTCTATTAGACGTTTATCAAAGTCTGCTCTTCCATTTATTCAATAATCAGCGAATGAAAATGATAAATAGCTGAATGCAAATACCATGAGCGCTACTGCTCCCCCTCTCGAGTCATACCCTAAAGACATCGAAATGCAAAACGTTGTTGCCGCAAAAATGATGACTTATCCCACAACATAACCAATGTTTTCCCTAGCATACCTGGTTACCTCTTGACGTCGCTCCAAGGACAAATCCTCATGCTTGGATTTGATATGCCTCGTAAGAGCGTCGAGTCGTGAAAATGTCTTCTGATAACCCTCTTGGCCCAGTAAACTGATGCACTCAAAACAGCGAAAtacagctttcttcttaGCATGTATGGTGTTTTGATGTCTAGTCAAATCGtaagatcttgaaaattgCGCCGAACAAGGTTGCTTCGTGATAGAGTTGATGATCATGCAGGTGAAAATCTCAGTACCATTCGAGGTCTCACTGACGGTATGATCTTGCGGATAGGGAGAATGGGTATTTTTCTTGTTGGTTAGCCCGCCTCTTCTTGACGAGACAGACGGGCTAGAGTTAACAAGATTGGGCGACGATTTTTGTCTCGCGCCCGCCTTCCCTGACTGACTCTTGACCATCGTAAATGCCGGTGAtatgctttgaagctttcccTCATTGCTTCCATCACGAGAAGTAGCATCGGAGACCACGCTTTCCTTTCTACCATTTCGAGATGACGGCTCATACAGgtcgtcttcatcaatcataTTATCAAAATCCGAAGTAATGTCCAGGACGCTTTCGTCCTCGTTCAGACTCGTACCGGCCATGTTGGAATCCACAAAATTACAAGAGCTGAACACTTTATCTTCCATATCAAGCTTATTGCTTGCCAGTTCACCAGCATAGCCCAGCGGTATTTTCTTGTAATCTCTTGTGTACTCTCTttcgtcctcttcatcttcactcaaatcatcgtcatcttctgcagcaaATTCGTGGTCAAAGATCATCTTTGCATCCTCGTTGCTCAAGGCGACGTTATTATCCTGTAAAGGCCAGTACGTCTTTGGATCGTACGACGCATCATGGTTTGCATTGTCATCGTAGGGTTGCGTCGAGTAGGCTGAGTCGCTACCATCCAAGACATCGCCCGTCACCTTGACGTCGAACGGCAACTGCTCTCTTGCCAAATGAAAAGGATTAGCAACTTTCATCACACTGTTCAGATTCACGGTCTTCTGAATAGGTGTGCCACTATTGCTTAAGGAACCCCTGCCATTGGACTTCAAGTCGCTCTCCGTGACGCTCCTCCGGCGAGACGTAGTAGTGAGCGAGGGATCCGCATACTTGTTGAAGATACTGCGATCTGGAATATGTGCATGTTGATGGTGTCGCTGAGAGTTCGAATCCGTCACCTCTGATGACCCAGGAGAAATCGAAGGACGAGCCCAGTTGTACTCTGACGACACGATGTTCTCGTCGTTGCCCGTCATATACTCGTCGAATGGCAGCGGCAGAGACAATTCCAACACATTTTTGCTCTTAGAGTGTCCAATGTGATGCTCCTCGCGGATATTGTAAAGCTCATCCTCCAAAATGTCCGTCAACGTTCTATTCAACGCCAACTCCGTTGATGTCATGCCACTATTCGTTCTCTAATAATCCCTTACCGTGCGAGACGAAAGTCTATCTCAAATCCTAACTCTCTTTTATAACCCGTTTCACTTTCGCTCCAGTCGTTTACTATTAGTAATCGCTTTTCGCCAAGAGTATCAGATCGTCCTGAGTACGTAACCAAAAAAGCGTCGAACAGAGCAATCTTGAGCTGCAAAACGAGCCGCTATGAAATGGAATAACCACAACACTCAACAAATGTCGAGCAATCTGGCTGCTTAAACGAGTTGTTGTTACCTCTTGTTCCATAAGTTGCCTCACCTTTGCTTGTAACAGCCCCTCGAGTAACAGCCTCCGTACCAAGTGATATGAAAATCAGATCGCCGAATTTTCTAGAAGACAAAATGTCACGTGAGGCCTTATTGATCATCTATAGTCTATATAAATGATTAGTTAATGGTGAGTTACCTATCCATGTCTCTATCAATCAGTCAGTCTGGTCCTCCGTGTAGTTCAAGGCAGCGTCCCAGAACTTGGTCTCGAGTTCGCAGACATCTGCATAGATCGTGATCAGAGTATCAATGTCTTCTCTTGGATAAACCGATGCAATTTggttcagcagctctttACCCTTGGACATGGCGTCTTGGTACCATGTGGACAGGTAGGTGTGACACCACTCGTGGTAAGCGTCTCCTTCCTTTACCGAGATGTATTTCTCGTGGTTTAGAAGCGCGTGACCGTAACCCATCAAACATGGCGATAGAGAGGCCACTAGCTCTTGCCAGTTGCCTCTTCTGGCGACGTCGTTGAAGTATCTGGAGTAGTTGTTCAATGCGGGGCCTCGCTTGATATTGCGGAAGTAATCCATGTCCTTGACGCCGAACTCTTCTATCAGTCTCTTTTCGTGCTGGCCCATTTCGTTCCTCACGCTTCCAACGATGACCAGTTCCTTctcgatatcttccaagGCCGGAGCTTTGCTGCCGGCGACGCAGTGGACGCGGGCATAATCGATCAGGTAGGAGTAATCCtgttcgatgaagaaacggAACTTGTTCCGTGGTAGAGTGCCATTGGCGACCTGTTTGACGAATTCGTGGTTCACGTAGCTTTCCCAATGGGGTTTCACTTTGGGGTGTTCAATCAGGTATTGGAAGAAGTCGCCATCTCCAGGCACAGGGCTTGCCACTGTTTGTTTAGGCAGCACTTCGTGCGCGCTGAAGCATTCGTCAGCTACCATCTTTTCCAAGGGTATTTCGATGGCATACACATGATTAATGGGGCCGTTAGCGGTAACGTGGTCCTTGGCCACTTCGCATCCGATGGCGATGCCGTTTTGGACGTACTCGATGCCTCCATAAACGGCCTGTCCCAGAGAGTACCCGCGAGCAAGGTTCGAGGATATGGCAGACGCCAACGTGCATCCAGTCCCATGGGTATGGGTTGTGTCAACGTAGGAGCCCTTGTATACGATGCATTTCCCTTCCGAACCGACATACAGAACGTCGGTTAtgtatttcttctgctcgTCCTCCCAAGGTATATGGCCGCCTTTCACCAGCACATTGGAGCAGCTCGTAACCCTGGATACCCTCTCCGCGAGGTCACAGAGCTGTGCCAGAGAACCGATTTCCACTTTCTCGCCTACAAGTTCAAAACACTCCGGAATGTTTGGAGTCAAGAGATCAGCCAATGGAGtgagctccttcttcaatacctCGACAAGCTTGGAATCCCCCAAAGCAGAACCAGAGGTAGCCACCAGAACTGGATCAACCACTAGTTTTGGTCTCTCTTTTTCGGCCATGCTCTGCAGCTTCGCACTCAATACACTGGCGGCGTCAACAGTAAGCATGCCTGTCTTGATAACATTACATTTCATGTCAGCCAAATTTACATCTAATACCTTTTGAACGAATTCCTTTGGAATTGGATGAACATCACTCACTGCAACTGGCGACTGTGCAGTCAGCGCCGTAACACAGGTCATGGCGTAACATCTGTGAGCAGTAATGGTCTTTGTATCGGCTTCAATACCAGCTCCACCACTCGAATCAGATCCTGCGACTGTCAATACTACTGGCAAATACTCATCGCGAGACAACGTCAAGTATGGTGGCGGTGTGTTAATCTTGATAGTAGTCAATCCCATTTTTAATGATTACTTCGATTGCCCCCAAGCCTCTCTCTGGATGAGTTATTCAGCATAGCTGGCAAATCTTTTATTATATAGCTTTTTTAACAGAAGTTCTCACAGCTCCCTTCTACAGAGACAATTTTGATTATAGGAAGCCGCTGCAGTGTCTATCATGTCAATTAAACTTGCGAAAAATTGGCTGATTGTGAACCAGGGCTCGCTGTGGTGTGAAACCATAATGAAGCCCGTAGCTCCTAGCTGTCGAGGTCGGACGTCAAACGACGGGAATCTGCTTCAACCTAGTTGAAATTGAATATTGCCGGATTACTTTTAGTCGCATAGCTTCGTTCGCAAGCCGCACGTCAAAAAAATAGTGAGAATCTGAATAGAAAAGTCATTCAAGAAAGGTACTTTATACAGATCAGCTACAGCCGTTAGAATATATCTTCGCAGTTGTCGAGCTTGTGTTGTTTTCTCAAATTCCAGTAGTCACCTTTGAATCTCCAGTATGGACTCTTGGTTATTGGGTGAATTTCTTTGACGAACCATCTTGGATGATATTGTTCCTTGGCAGCCTCTCTTCTCTTACGTGCTGCTCTCTGTTTTTCTTCCAGTCTATGCTTTTCTTCACCTGCTTCATCGTATCGCCCTTCCTCCATACTGCGTTGATCTGGCCGCAAACGGGTATCTGTTGGTGCTAACCATGGTAAAAGCTTTGGCTGTGGGGCATTTAGAGTGATTGCGAAAGGAGTCAGGTTGAATGGAGCGTCAGGTCTTGGGTGAACTTTCCATATTAGAAATTTGCTGCCATCGAAGTTTGGTCCGGCGGTTGCTGGCGAAGATGTGGTTATGGTCTTTTGTAGGGCAAAGTCGTCATTATCATTGGATGTCACTTTCTTACCATAAATCGAGTCATTCCAATGACCGCCGAGGACCCACATTTTTTTACCTTGCTTGTTAAAGACTTCGCCCCTCACCTCGTAGGCGCCGCTTGATCTCCATCCACGGGCTTTGAAATTCAGCATACAGTAGTCGCCTGTCGTGTGATTGACGATTTTGACATCCCCGTGATTATCCACCTGCGGATTGCCAACGAGGATACCGATAACTGTGTTGTTTGGTTTTTTCCAGGTGTAGATTTCATCGGGAGATTGGTTGTCGGGCCTCATCTTTATATACCACAACCCCAAGTGTCTGAATGCGAAGGATCTACCATTGAATTTCGAGTCGACGTTGGATTCACCCCAGAAATCCCATTTAGGCGACTCGGTCCAAGTAGCAGAAATGGGGGGATGATGCGAAACTTGCTCGGTAAAAAACCTGTAGTGCTTGTCTGGTCTTGCATACTCAAAGGTCTCCCCAAGTAAAGGATTGAATGGCTTAGCAACCCTTTTGATTGTCGAAGCGTATGAAGATGCAGTAAAGACCCCAATGTACAAGAGTCTTAAAGTGgaatcttcaaaactgGCAGCTTCATCCAGTAAATTGATAtattcaagatcttctgcaactctttgaagcaGAGAAGTAGGTTCGTTGAACGTCACTGGTAACGTCATCCTTGTCATGTCCTTACCAACCATAGATTTAAGCACCGACCAAAGACCTATGGATGGGCGGTCGTCTTTATCAAGCTTCAATCGGTTCCTAACACCATCTTCATAACCTAGATATGAGCCTTCCTCCATCATGAGTCTAGCCTTCTTCGTCTGCCCAGCTGTCTTGACGATTGCGAATATATTGCCctctttttcttttggCAAGGTTTTTTCCTTTGTAGCACCTGGTTTCGTAACCTCCTCAGACGGTATtctttctgcttcatcatATGATGGAAGTTTGTCCTCTTTAACTGGGTGAACCTCTGTAACCATTTCTTTCCCTTTCCTCAGCGCTGCTTTGCTTTCGGTTACTTCATTCTCAACCGGCTCAATCAACTCCTGCTCAATATTCGATGCCTCAAccaattcttctgcatcaAAAAACTCATCAGCCTCGGAGCCTGCATCCTCATCTTTTGTTGCGTCGATGAACTTCGCGATTTGGTCAAGTGCATTTGGAGTCTCTTCGGTGGCATTAGGGCCATTTAGGTTGAGATTGTAAAGTGATGTATTCGATGCCTCACCAGCATCGAGGAGGCCTTTTTGCagaagtttcttcaaattttttCTCTCCTTATCTAGAGATGCTAATCTGTTGCTTTTTTCAATCAGCTCTATTTCTAAGTCCTTGACAGATTGAATCCAGACGTTATTAACATCACGTTGCTTAGAAAGCATCATGACCAGCTTTTTGTCTCTAGCTGAGGTCAAGGAGTTCAATTTCTCAAAAGTTCCCAAAACAGAAGCTAGTGATCTACGAATGATTTCCCATTCTTCCTTACCAGGGATTCCTGAATCTAGTAGTTCAGTGAGAGAAGCTAAATCCATAGAAATAGTCCTTTGCAAAATAGCCAATTTTTCCGCATAAGGGCCATATTGAACCGCTAcatcctcatcatcttctttgGTGACTTCTTCATTATCTTCGGCGTCATCAGACACAGTCCCGAAGTCAACAGAGGCTGTCTGGTCATCAACATAGTTGAGTTCGCTTCCTGTAATTGAACGATTTCCTGGGAGAGCCTCGTTACCATTTGCATCCACTACGTTAGATTTTGAGGAGGAATGGACACTAGCAACGTAAGCCTCTTTGTTTGGAAACTCCGCTCCAAAATTCTTGATTGAGGAGGCTCGCGAAGTCGATTCCAAGCGGTTCTCGAGAATTTTGTTAACGTACATCTTGCCCGATTCTGTCAGATTGTCACTCAAACCCATATCACTCGATGCGATTGACGGTGTGGAGCTTAGCTTTCCCCGcgaagacgacgatgaggGAATTCTATTGTGCTGTTTTGCCTGAGGATGATCCGCGGAAGGTTCTCTCCTATCATGAGTCAAATGCAACTGTGAGGAATGACGCTGACTTTCATAGGAATGCAGCTTTTGCACAgtcgttgaagaagaggctcCTCTGCTCATAGCAAGAGAGGGCGGAATATTTCCGCTCTTAGTCATCATTTCTCTATCCTTCGAAAACCTTATGGCACCCTGAATGGCCCAAACCCATCTATTAGTTTCAATCGGGTGATTTGCCTTCAGGTGCCATCTGATTGTTCCATCGCTGCCGCCGATGATTTCAAACTTTAGCTTCTCAGAGGAATCAAGATGCAAATAGCAACTAGACATATTCAGCGAACCACGACAAGCATTCCTAGTATCTGATTGATCCTTGAAGTAGGAAAGCTTCCCGTCTTTACTGAGAATAAACCAACGTAATTTATAGCCTTGTGCAAAATTCGTCCACTTTTTCAAATATCCTTTATAAGTGGGTGGTTCATTCAAATTGTTGGTGACATCAATAGCACTCTGTTCTTTGGCTGCCTTGCTCAAgagtttcttcagctctACCTCGATTGCAGCTTTAGTATTTGTAGCAGTACTACTTTCACTCACCTTGCCGACTAGATCAATAGGCAATCGCCCCTGGCGATCTCTCTTGAAGGGATCAGCACCATGTTCGAGCAACCATCGACACATTATTACGTCTCTTTTCTTCACGAATTCATGCAATACAGTATCACCAGTCTCAGGATCCATGCCATTGATGTCTAAAAGTTCTGCATTACGGGGAGCGCTCAAAATTGACTCCAAATGACTGAAATCTCTATTGTTAAACGCAGTTCTGAA is part of the Torulaspora globosa chromosome 7, complete sequence genome and harbors:
- a CDS encoding uncharacterized protein (ancestral locus Anc_3.172), encoding MTVASNTLKVILLRHGQSELNHENIFCGWIDAKLTEKGKTQARNAARLIQDYCQKNGVSLPQVGYTSRLCRTQQTMEVMLDEMGLEGSYEVVPGVDCDIGETLNKDVVRVLQSWRLNERHYGSWQGQRKPQILKEYGKEQYMYIRRDYQGKPPAADLKREMMQEVNDPGSSTGYEFKEPNRHQKYQLEEKSGVQLPDSESLRDVVERMRPFLTQVVLQVARQHNLESCLMVGHGSSVRSILKILQNISDDEIKNVDIPNATPLVVELDKDTFKFVNRYYLDPETASIDAEKVRQEGFQNNP
- a CDS encoding uncharacterized protein (ancestral locus Anc_3.175) — its product is MSSLNRSSASMREQSKEQSPHLPHKTTTSTDTASRSDQDELNEIGNCDGDKGSQIISRPLLKLKLLDSLRQGNFENLKQLIHGQFQPADDPNVKAVRSLTLHYAVQVAPLSLIKEIVQEWCKDNQKDAGDLDVCLDINQTDENGNTPLHLAAFQTRGDVVAFLMDQPNINDCVLNNSHLQPIEVCKNLNIAQMMQVKRASYVAETAQEFRTAFNNRDFSHLESILSAPRNAELLDINGMDPETGDTVLHEFVKKRDVIMCRWLLEHGADPFKRDRQGRLPIDLVGKVSESSTATNTKAAIEVELKKLLSKAAKEQSAIDVTNNLNEPPTYKGYLKKWTNFAQGYKLRWFILSKDGKLSYFKDQSDTRNACRGSLNMSSCYLHLDSSEKLKFEIIGGSDGTIRWHLKANHPIETNRWVWAIQGAIRFSKDREMMTKSGNIPPSLAMSRGASSSTTVQKLHSYESQRHSSQLHLTHDRREPSADHPQAKQHNRIPSSSSSRGKLSSTPSIASSDMGLSDNLTESGKMYVNKILENRLESTSRASSIKNFGAEFPNKEAYVASVHSSSKSNVVDANGNEALPGNRSITGSELNYVDDQTASVDFGTVSDDAEDNEEVTKEDDEDVAVQYGPYAEKLAILQRTISMDLASLTELLDSGIPGKEEWEIIRRSLASVLGTFEKLNSLTSARDKKLVMMLSKQRDVNNVWIQSVKDLEIELIEKSNRLASLDKERKNLKKLLQKGLLDAGEASNTSLYNLNLNGPNATEETPNALDQIAKFIDATKDEDAGSEADEFFDAEELVEASNIEQELIEPVENEVTESKAALRKGKEMVTEVHPVKEDKLPSYDEAERIPSEEVTKPGATKEKTLPKEKEGNIFAIVKTAGQTKKARLMMEEGSYLGYEDGVRNRLKLDKDDRPSIGLWSVLKSMVGKDMTRMTLPVTFNEPTSLLQRVAEDLEYINLLDEAASFEDSTLRLLYIGVFTASSYASTIKRVAKPFNPLLGETFEYARPDKHYRFFTEQVSHHPPISATWTESPKWDFWGESNVDSKFNGRSFAFRHLGLWYIKMRPDNQSPDEIYTWKKPNNTVIGILVGNPQVDNHGDVKIVNHTTGDYCMLNFKARGWRSSGAYEVRGEVFNKQGKKMWVLGGHWNDSIYGKKVTSNDNDDFALQKTITTSSPATAGPNFDGSKFLIWKVHPRPDAPFNLTPFAITLNAPQPKLLPWLAPTDTRLRPDQRSMEEGRYDEAGEEKHRLEEKQRAARKRREAAKEQYHPRWFVKEIHPITKSPYWRFKGDYWNLRKQHKLDNCEDIF
- the RPN4 gene encoding stress-regulated transcription factor RPN4 (ancestral locus Anc_3.173), translated to MTSTELALNRTLTDILEDELYNIREEHHIGHSKSKNVLELSLPLPFDEYMTGNDENIVSSEYNWARPSISPGSSEVTDSNSQRHHQHAHIPDRSIFNKYADPSLTTTSRRRSVTESDLKSNGRGSLSNSGTPIQKTVNLNSVMKVANPFHLAREQLPFDVKVTGDVLDGSDSAYSTQPYDDNANHDASYDPKTYWPLQDNNVALSNEDAKMIFDHEFAAEDDDDLSEDEEDEREYTRDYKKIPLGYAGELASNKLDMEDKVFSSCNFVDSNMAGTSLNEDESVLDITSDFDNMIDEDDLYEPSSRNGRKESVVSDATSRDGSNEGKLQSISPAFTMVKSQSGKAGARQKSSPNLVNSSPSVSSRRGGLTNKKNTHSPYPQDHTVSETSNGTEIFTCMIINSITKQPCSAQFSRSYDLTRHQNTIHAKKKAVFRCFECISLLGQEGYQKTFSRLDALTRHIKSKHEDLSLERRQEVTRYARENIGYVVG
- the THI20 gene encoding trifunctional hydroxymethylpyrimidine kinase/phosphomethylpyrimidine kinase/thiaminase (ancestral locus Anc_3.174), translated to MGLTTIKINTPPPYLTLSRDEYLPVVLTVAGSDSSGGAGIEADTKTITAHRCYAMTCVTALTAQSPVAVSDVHPIPKEFVQKVLDVNLADMKCNVIKTGMLTVDAASVLSAKLQSMAEKERPKLVVDPVLVATSGSALGDSKLVEVLKKELTPLADLLTPNIPECFELVGEKVEIGSLAQLCDLAERVSRVTSCSNVLVKGGHIPWEDEQKKYITDVLYVGSEGKCIVYKGSYVDTTHTHGTGCTLASAISSNLARGYSLGQAVYGGIEYVQNGIAIGCEVAKDHVTANGPINHVYAIEIPLEKMVADECFSAHEVLPKQTVASPVPGDGDFFQYLIEHPKVKPHWESYVNHEFVKQVANGTLPRNKFRFFIEQDYSYLIDYARVHCVAGSKAPALEDIEKELVIVGSVRNEMGQHEKRLIEEFGVKDMDYFRNIKRGPALNNYSRYFNDVARRGNWQELVASLSPCLMGYGHALLNHEKYISVKEGDAYHEWCHTYLSTWYQDAMSKGKELLNQIASVYPREDIDTLITIYADVCELETKFWDAALNYTEDQTD